From Cecembia calidifontis, one genomic window encodes:
- a CDS encoding low molecular weight protein-tyrosine-phosphatase, with product MIKVLFVCLGNICRSPLAEGIFNHKIRKYGLENKFESDSCGTSDYHIGELPDDRTLKCASKYQIPINHRARQINRVDLRESHYLIAMDFSNKRNIESLLEKHRIKHDQLFLIREFQPGAEELEVPDPYYGGEDGFEKVYQILDNSIEHFLEHLKQSQNIYV from the coding sequence ATGATTAAAGTTTTATTTGTTTGTTTAGGGAATATTTGTAGATCGCCTTTGGCGGAAGGTATCTTCAATCATAAAATCAGAAAATATGGATTGGAGAACAAATTTGAGAGTGATAGCTGTGGCACTTCTGATTACCATATCGGGGAACTGCCGGATGATAGGACATTGAAATGTGCTTCAAAATATCAAATTCCGATCAATCACCGGGCCAGACAGATCAACCGTGTGGATTTGCGTGAATCACATTACCTGATCGCTATGGATTTCTCCAACAAAAGGAATATTGAAAGTTTGCTGGAAAAACATCGCATAAAGCATGATCAATTGTTTTTAATCCGCGAGTTCCAGCCGGGTGCGGAAGAGCTTGAAGTACCGGATCCCTACTATGGTGGAGAGGATGGCTTTGAAAAAGTTTATCAAATTCTGGACAATTCTATAGAGCATTTTCTGGAACATCTCAAACAGTCCCAGAATATCTATGTTTGA
- a CDS encoding peroxiredoxin, producing the protein MSLVGKKAPLFSAGAVINGEEIVENFSLEQFIGKKDVVFFFYPKDFTFVCPTEILAFQEKLAEFEKRGVAVIGASTDTEETHLAWLMTPKSNGGIEGVTYPLVADVAKTIAHNYGVLAGEWNYNEEGQLTFEGAPIAYRGTFLIDKQGIVRHETINDFPLGRNIDEMIRLVDALHHVEKYGEVCPANWEEGKEAMTASREGVANYLSNN; encoded by the coding sequence ATGTCATTAGTAGGAAAAAAAGCTCCTTTATTTTCAGCAGGAGCGGTAATCAACGGTGAAGAAATCGTAGAAAACTTCTCTTTGGAGCAGTTTATCGGCAAGAAAGATGTGGTATTCTTCTTTTATCCAAAAGACTTTACTTTCGTTTGCCCTACAGAAATCCTGGCTTTTCAGGAAAAATTAGCTGAATTTGAAAAAAGAGGTGTCGCCGTGATCGGTGCATCTACAGATACCGAAGAAACACACCTGGCTTGGTTGATGACGCCCAAGTCGAATGGAGGAATTGAAGGTGTTACTTATCCATTAGTGGCTGACGTAGCCAAAACCATCGCACATAATTACGGTGTGTTGGCTGGTGAATGGAACTACAATGAAGAAGGACAATTGACCTTCGAAGGTGCCCCTATTGCTTACAGAGGAACTTTCCTGATCGACAAGCAAGGTATCGTAAGACACGAAACCATCAATGACTTCCCGCTAGGAAGGAATATTGACGAAATGATCAGATTGGTAGATGCACTTCACCATGTAGAAAAATATGGCGAAGTTTGTCCTGCCAACTGGGAAGAGGGTAAGGAAGCCATGACCGCTTCCAGGGAAGGCGTAGCCAATTACCTGAGCAACAATTAA
- a CDS encoding FkbM family methyltransferase — MNFKYFFKKTYNRLRFDLCASENPVYLGFYKYLYRAPKGSLSEFLDHYSRKEAPITFLQIGANDGFIYDPLQKFIKRDNWSGVMLEPQPHVFNEFLIKIHAKRPEIIPVNAALSKDDGKTTLFTIAFSKERWATGLSSFDKGVLLEKFRDGTIHKKAAKQVITVPKDEKEWIEEIQIDAISPETVLKKFNGKQINLLAIDTEGFDFEILKMLPLGKMNPEVIIYEEEHFDEDTKHACRSYIEKHGYSYHRAGRDVYATKIGLII; from the coding sequence ATGAATTTTAAATATTTTTTCAAAAAGACTTATAACCGATTGAGATTTGATCTCTGTGCCTCAGAAAACCCTGTTTACCTTGGTTTTTATAAATACCTTTACCGGGCGCCTAAAGGCTCTTTATCTGAATTTTTGGATCACTATTCAAGAAAAGAAGCCCCAATTACTTTTTTGCAGATTGGTGCAAACGATGGTTTTATTTATGACCCATTACAGAAATTTATCAAAAGAGATAATTGGAGCGGTGTGATGCTGGAGCCACAGCCACATGTTTTCAATGAATTTTTGATAAAAATCCATGCCAAGAGGCCTGAAATAATTCCAGTAAATGCAGCTCTTTCCAAAGATGATGGAAAAACCACCCTTTTTACCATAGCATTTAGCAAAGAGCGATGGGCAACCGGGCTTTCGAGTTTTGATAAGGGGGTACTTTTAGAGAAATTCCGGGATGGGACAATTCACAAAAAGGCCGCTAAGCAGGTCATTACTGTACCCAAAGACGAAAAAGAATGGATTGAAGAAATACAAATTGATGCAATAAGCCCGGAGACGGTTTTGAAAAAATTTAATGGAAAACAAATTAACCTTTTAGCTATAGATACTGAGGGCTTTGATTTTGAGATTTTAAAAATGCTTCCTTTAGGAAAAATGAATCCGGAAGTAATAATTTATGAAGAGGAGCATTTTGATGAGGATACTAAGCATGCCTGTAGGTCATATATCGAAAAACATGGATATTCTTATCATCGAGCAGGAAGGGATGTGTATGCAACAAAAATTGGATTGATCATCTAA
- a CDS encoding glycosyltransferase family 2 protein has translation MGNQPKKIAVITMARNDDFFLSRWIKYYGKELGEENCFIYLDGEDQPVPANAGKVNVFHEKRVAEHVVKAEKRRLGFLSKVAKSLLERYDIIIGVDADEFLVVDPKVGKSLAAYLSEIEINPSVSGLGVDVGQLLGKEPDLDKEKPFLTQREYALLSSRYTKPSVISQPVNWGSGFHRVKGHNFRIDPNLYLFHFGSVDYKMIQDRFKDKDRMATGRAGHIKKRAKTIDIVTKSKAKKEEKWLKIARNLQTYARPIWAWNKPTMLKWKLVIKIPDRFKGIV, from the coding sequence ATGGGAAACCAACCAAAAAAAATTGCCGTGATCACCATGGCGAGAAATGATGATTTCTTCCTTTCCCGTTGGATCAAATATTACGGCAAAGAGCTTGGAGAAGAAAATTGCTTCATCTACCTTGACGGAGAAGACCAACCCGTTCCTGCAAATGCCGGAAAGGTCAATGTATTCCATGAAAAAAGAGTGGCAGAACATGTAGTCAAAGCGGAAAAACGCCGCTTGGGATTTCTTTCCAAAGTTGCAAAATCCCTGTTGGAACGATATGATATCATCATCGGGGTGGATGCAGACGAGTTTTTGGTAGTTGACCCGAAAGTTGGAAAAAGCCTTGCCGCCTACCTCAGCGAAATCGAGATCAACCCTTCAGTGTCAGGGCTAGGGGTAGATGTTGGTCAGCTCTTGGGAAAGGAACCTGATCTGGACAAAGAAAAACCCTTTTTAACCCAAAGAGAATACGCATTGCTTTCTTCCCGCTATACTAAACCTTCTGTCATCTCGCAGCCGGTCAACTGGGGTTCTGGCTTTCACCGTGTCAAAGGCCATAACTTCAGGATCGATCCCAACCTTTACCTGTTTCATTTCGGGTCTGTGGATTATAAAATGATCCAAGACCGTTTTAAGGACAAAGACCGGATGGCTACAGGAAGAGCAGGCCACATCAAAAAAAGGGCAAAAACTATCGACATTGTCACCAAATCAAAAGCAAAAAAGGAGGAGAAATGGCTGAAAATCGCCAGAAATCTCCAAACCTATGCAAGGCCCATTTGGGCTTGGAACAAACCAACCATGCTAAAGTGGAAGTTGGTCATAAAAATCCCGGATCGTTTTAAGGGGATTGTCTGA
- a CDS encoding Stealth CR1 domain-containing protein, which produces MDHKIKEPIDAVITWVDGNDPIHQAKLEKALGNKSRKHIPGADKTRFGNANELKYSILSILRFAPFIRKIFIVTDEQHPEVFPDIQKYFPERLQDVSIVDHKEIFKGYEQYLPVFNSRSIEAVIWRIPGLADRFIFLSDDMFLVKELKPEDLFVNGNAVMRGTWLPAPFLRNAWNNIRKNVNRHLLNNPDFQPKPSFHIGQWNAAAILGFKWRYFFSSHTPHTVNRKSAEAFFKENPEILEKQISYKFRHNNQFNCASLYYHLEIRNGNQNFAKPSFVFLHPYGRRRGYIEKKLKTCESNPDIIFMNIQSLEKCDQIDQEKLIGWMEKNLSL; this is translated from the coding sequence ATGGATCACAAAATAAAAGAACCGATTGATGCCGTCATTACCTGGGTGGATGGAAATGACCCCATTCATCAGGCAAAACTGGAAAAAGCGCTCGGCAATAAATCCAGAAAACACATACCTGGAGCTGACAAAACACGGTTTGGCAACGCCAATGAGCTTAAATACAGCATACTATCTATCTTACGCTTTGCCCCTTTTATCCGTAAAATTTTTATTGTAACTGACGAGCAGCATCCTGAAGTATTTCCCGATATCCAAAAATATTTCCCCGAAAGGCTTCAGGATGTCAGCATTGTAGACCACAAGGAAATTTTCAAAGGATACGAGCAATACTTGCCTGTATTCAATAGCAGGTCCATTGAGGCAGTGATTTGGCGCATTCCAGGTTTGGCTGACCGGTTCATCTTTTTAAGCGATGACATGTTTCTGGTTAAGGAACTGAAACCGGAAGATTTATTCGTTAATGGAAATGCTGTCATGAGAGGGACATGGCTGCCTGCGCCTTTCCTAAGGAATGCATGGAATAACATTCGCAAAAATGTTAATAGACATTTGCTGAACAACCCCGATTTTCAGCCTAAACCTTCCTTCCATATCGGACAATGGAATGCCGCTGCAATCCTTGGGTTCAAATGGCGCTATTTCTTTTCAAGCCATACTCCACATACTGTCAATAGGAAAAGTGCTGAAGCATTCTTTAAGGAAAATCCCGAAATTTTGGAAAAGCAGATTTCCTATAAATTCAGGCATAACAACCAGTTCAATTGCGCCTCACTTTATTATCACCTGGAGATCAGAAATGGAAATCAAAACTTCGCAAAACCGTCTTTTGTATTTTTACACCCTTATGGAAGGCGACGAGGTTATATTGAAAAAAAACTGAAAACCTGCGAATCGAATCCCGATATCATTTTCATGAATATCCAAAGTTTGGAGAAGTGTGACCAAATTGATCAGGAAAAATTGATTGGTTGGATGGAAAAAAATTTAAGTCTATGA
- the rsgA gene encoding ribosome small subunit-dependent GTPase A: protein MKGRVIKSTGSWYSVKTDAGTIQARLRGKFKQDELKLTNPIAVGDYVLIEKEENQATSVITDILPRENYIIRKSTRKTHFSHILASNIDQAFLIVTLRNPRTSLGFIDRFLVSTESFRIPASILVNKMDESYKEKDLEYLETIKEIYEPIGYPVLEISALKEENLKEKFLPLLQGKATLLSGHSGVGKSTFLNKLVPGAQQATKEISKFSAKGVHTTTFAEMFELEGGGYLIDTPGIKEFGILDIEDQELSHYFVEMRQYLGQCKYNNCKHINEPGCMVLEKLEEGYIHPYRYDSYVNMLYEEESHR from the coding sequence ATGAAAGGAAGGGTCATCAAATCAACAGGAAGTTGGTATTCGGTAAAAACGGATGCTGGCACCATACAGGCAAGGCTACGGGGAAAATTCAAGCAGGATGAACTCAAACTGACCAATCCCATCGCAGTTGGGGATTATGTACTGATCGAGAAGGAAGAAAACCAGGCCACCTCAGTGATTACGGACATTCTTCCCAGAGAAAATTATATTATCCGCAAATCGACCCGGAAAACCCATTTTTCCCATATTCTGGCGTCCAATATTGACCAGGCATTTTTGATTGTTACGCTAAGAAACCCCAGGACATCACTGGGTTTTATTGACCGCTTTTTGGTCAGCACGGAGAGTTTCCGTATCCCGGCCAGTATCCTGGTCAATAAAATGGATGAATCCTACAAGGAAAAGGACCTGGAATATCTCGAGACAATCAAAGAAATCTATGAGCCCATAGGCTATCCAGTTCTGGAGATTTCTGCTTTAAAAGAGGAAAATTTGAAGGAGAAATTCTTGCCCTTGCTCCAGGGCAAAGCCACCCTATTGTCAGGACATTCCGGAGTAGGCAAGTCCACTTTTCTCAACAAGTTGGTACCTGGAGCGCAACAGGCCACCAAGGAAATCTCCAAATTCAGCGCTAAGGGAGTCCATACTACTACTTTTGCGGAAATGTTTGAGCTGGAGGGCGGTGGTTATCTGATAGACACGCCGGGGATCAAGGAATTTGGCATTCTGGACATTGAAGATCAGGAACTCTCCCACTACTTTGTAGAAATGCGGCAATACCTGGGGCAATGCAAATACAACAACTGCAAACATATCAACGAACCGGGATGCATGGTGCTTGAAAAACTGGAAGAAGGATACATCCACCCTTACCGTTATGACAGTTATGTCAATATGCTTTATGAGGAAGAAAGCCATAGGTAA